A region of Deinococcus rubellus DNA encodes the following proteins:
- the recF gene encoding DNA replication/repair protein RecF (All proteins in this family for which functions are known are DNA-binding proteins that assist the filamentation of RecA onto DNA for the initiation of recombination or recombinational repair.) — protein MLLQTLTTLNYRNLAPATLHFPAGVSAVWGPNGAGKTNLLEAVYLALTGLSDVGRLEQLVQQGEKEAYVRADLLQGGSLSVLEVGLGRGRRTLKADGVRVRGLELPRGSAVWIRPEDSELVFGGPSLRRAYLDELLSRISARYAQQLSRYERAVAQRNAALRAGEEWAMPIWEETLIKLGSEIMEVRRRAVSRLAELAAAANAALGSAKPLKLELVETTTPETFRADFARRAAEERARGSTVIGPHRDDLGLTLGDFAAGDYASRGEARTIALALRKAELDLLQERFGEMPLLLIDDFSAELDPARRAFLLTMAASVPQAIVTGTEEAPGAVQSLSAEAGTFSPAPTESGEPEQAPIAGQVVA, from the coding sequence ATGCTCCTGCAAACCCTCACCACCCTCAACTACCGCAACCTCGCGCCCGCCACGCTGCACTTTCCGGCGGGCGTCAGCGCGGTGTGGGGGCCGAACGGAGCGGGTAAGACCAACTTGCTGGAGGCCGTCTACCTGGCGCTCACCGGCTTGAGCGACGTGGGGAGGTTGGAGCAACTGGTGCAGCAGGGCGAGAAGGAAGCCTACGTGCGGGCCGATCTGCTCCAGGGCGGCAGTCTCAGCGTGCTGGAAGTGGGGCTGGGGCGTGGGCGGCGTACCCTCAAGGCCGACGGGGTGCGGGTGCGCGGCCTCGAATTGCCGCGTGGCAGCGCCGTCTGGATTCGCCCGGAAGACTCGGAACTGGTTTTCGGCGGGCCGAGTCTGCGCCGCGCCTACCTCGACGAGTTGCTCTCGCGCATCAGCGCCCGCTACGCCCAGCAGCTCTCGCGCTATGAGCGCGCCGTGGCGCAGCGCAACGCCGCCCTGCGGGCCGGGGAAGAGTGGGCCATGCCCATCTGGGAAGAGACATTGATCAAGCTCGGCAGCGAGATCATGGAGGTGCGCCGCCGCGCCGTGTCCCGGCTGGCCGAGCTGGCCGCCGCCGCCAACGCCGCCCTCGGCTCGGCCAAGCCGCTCAAACTCGAACTCGTGGAAACCACCACCCCCGAAACCTTCCGGGCCGATTTCGCCCGCCGCGCCGCAGAGGAGCGGGCGCGCGGCTCCACTGTTATCGGGCCGCACCGCGACGATTTGGGCCTGACCCTGGGCGACTTCGCAGCGGGCGACTACGCCAGCCGGGGAGAGGCGCGCACCATTGCCCTGGCGCTCCGAAAAGCCGAACTCGACTTGTTGCAGGAGCGCTTCGGCGAGATGCCGCTGCTGCTGATTGACGACTTCTCCGCCGAACTCGACCCCGCCCGCCGGGCTTTTTTGCTGACGATGGCCGCCAGCGTGCCGCAGGCCATCGTCACCGGCACCGAGGAGGCTCCCGGCGCGGTCCAGAGCCTGAGTGCCGAGGCCGGAACCTTCAGCCCGGCCCCGACTGAATCTGGGGAACCTGAGCAGGCCCCCATCGCCGGACAGGTCGTCGCGTGA
- a CDS encoding DUF721 domain-containing protein: MTRRSGPRLGGSRGLRDVLGTTLAKHRLQGGLAKARSIVLWPEVVGTDLAKLTRARSQQGNTLMIEVRDSSLAHFLTLQRPAFLKLLQEKLGDQSVTELRFSVGRLNAHIPTPLPEALPAPDRARARQLAQAAPESLRSVALKAAEAVTRARRWREQQGYAPCPVCGEPSREQPCRACRLTLADPNVKRAALRLAREPGNLSALSDMLGHSGADAARFLALAELAERLDGLALECVQAGHDEHYRAYLKEQATVYLKLHHRRTRLSKADWNVLPERALAVLRAGQVGIG, encoded by the coding sequence GTGACCCGCCGCAGCGGACCGCGCCTCGGCGGGTCACGCGGCCTGCGCGATGTGCTGGGCACCACCCTCGCCAAACACCGCCTGCAGGGCGGGCTGGCCAAGGCGCGTAGCATCGTGCTGTGGCCGGAAGTGGTGGGCACCGACCTGGCCAAACTCACCCGTGCCCGCAGCCAGCAGGGCAATACGCTGATGATCGAGGTGCGTGACAGCAGCCTGGCCCATTTCCTGACCTTGCAGCGTCCGGCCTTTCTCAAGCTGCTTCAGGAAAAACTCGGTGACCAGAGCGTGACCGAGCTGCGCTTCTCGGTGGGCCGCCTGAATGCCCACATTCCCACACCGCTGCCTGAAGCGCTGCCCGCACCGGACCGCGCCCGCGCCCGCCAACTGGCCCAGGCCGCGCCGGAGAGCCTCCGCAGCGTGGCCCTCAAAGCGGCCGAGGCCGTGACCCGCGCCCGGCGCTGGCGCGAGCAGCAGGGCTACGCGCCGTGCCCGGTGTGCGGCGAGCCGAGCCGTGAGCAGCCCTGCCGCGCCTGTCGCCTGACTTTGGCCGACCCCAACGTGAAGCGGGCGGCCCTGCGCCTGGCCCGCGAGCCTGGCAACCTGAGCGCCCTCAGCGACATGCTGGGCCACAGCGGAGCCGACGCCGCGCGTTTTCTGGCGCTGGCTGAGCTGGCCGAGCGTCTGGACGGACTGGCCCTCGAATGCGTGCAGGCAGGCCACGACGAGCATTACCGGGCCTACCTTAAAGAGCAGGCGACGGTCTACCTGAAGCTGCACCACCGCCGCACCCGACTCAGCAAAGCGGACTGGAATGTGCTGCCTGAGCGGGCATTGGCGGTGCTCCGGGCCGGTCAGGTGGGCATAGGCTGA
- a CDS encoding MogA/MoaB family molybdenum cofactor biosynthesis protein: MGRDDHQQAAPRIVRVAVLTISDTRTPETDTSGQYLRRELAVLGHSLSGWAIVRDDATEIRPAITRMMHDAEVLITSGGTGITGRDVTIPVVESLITKPMPGFGELFRMLSYQEVRGAAMLSRAVGGLAGHTLIFALPGSLNAVKTAWEGLLRDELGHLVFEMTRHGQRG, from the coding sequence ATGGGCCGTGACGACCACCAACAAGCTGCGCCTCGCATTGTGCGCGTCGCCGTGCTGACCATCAGCGACACCCGCACGCCGGAGACCGACACCAGCGGCCAGTATCTGCGCCGCGAACTCGCCGTCCTGGGCCACTCGCTCAGCGGCTGGGCCATCGTCAGGGACGACGCCACCGAGATCCGCCCGGCCATCACCCGGATGATGCATGACGCAGAAGTGCTGATCACGTCCGGCGGCACCGGCATTACCGGGCGCGACGTGACCATTCCGGTGGTGGAGTCGCTGATCACCAAGCCGATGCCGGGCTTCGGTGAACTCTTCCGGATGCTCAGCTATCAGGAGGTGCGCGGCGCGGCGATGCTCTCGCGGGCCGTCGGCGGGCTGGCGGGCCACACCCTCATCTTTGCCTTGCCGGGCAGCCTCAACGCCGTGAAGACCGCCTGGGAGGGCCTCCTCAGAGACGAACTCGGCCACCTGGTTTTCGAGATGACCCGGCATGGACAGCGCGGTTAG
- a CDS encoding M16 family metallopeptidase yields the protein MPNLRTLTLALLLLAPAPMAFAQTDVPAQVSSAQTAPVKLPAGVTFVNSAEGISEYRLANGLRVLLAPTASNALMTLHVTYLVGSVDEGLGEGGMAHLLEHMLFKGTPQHPDIPGDLRTRGANANADTHPEYTDYHATFNATKDNLDFLTSLEADRMVNSFIKPEDLASELKVVINEFDNGENNPGNLLYKATQQAAFEFHPIGRSVIGNRSEVINVPASRLKTFYARYYQPDNAVVTLSGNFEPEDALQRIQATFGQIPRPDRSQPGQALIADYTVEPPQNGEKKVSVRRVGAAPIIIDSYHTPAANSPDNAALSMLSYVLSEQPDGRLYKALVGSTLAVGAGMSVDSYSVPGLSSLVVNLAPDGSIAAARAALQGVVNKLSTNPITDADVERIHTQLIAGFDRLAADPAATAENLIPELPSGDWRSFFLQRDALLAVTAADVNRVAQTYFKPSNLTAGTFYPTPAPQTVTVPAAPDITAALNNFKPRAAQAQGENLNTDPAALEARVVRVTTLPSGIKAAYLRKAVQGNRVLLSLNVDLGNETTEASVRNRDAGGYVAAMLLRGSKGLSVQQRREALAKLSATLNIGGGSSGLSISMSAPPENLAATLEIARTVLREPLWPQSDFEDLKRGRLTGLEEGRSDPNSLASIALGRAFMPADAKRGDRQYYRSLDERIEDQKALTLNDVKAVYSGLWGLSNSAQLAVVGPLDRSVVESSIARLLDGFKSPVGYERLTNPLVTPAAQTLNLNVPDKTGAVLLASQNFALKDTDPDYAPLLIAVQILGGDSLSSRLATRVRQKEGLSYSSGASVSASSEQALGSFDVSATASPADIDKVQTALQEELARALSDGFTADEVSRVQAAIQQATAANRSDDSNLLGDLLSQTYLGQTFADSAEQDAELQAVTPASALAALRKYVDPAKLVVVKAGSFGK from the coding sequence ATGCCCAACCTCCGCACCCTGACCCTGGCCCTCCTGCTGCTCGCGCCCGCGCCCATGGCGTTTGCCCAGACCGACGTGCCCGCACAGGTCAGCAGCGCCCAGACCGCGCCCGTCAAGCTCCCGGCGGGCGTCACTTTTGTCAACTCGGCGGAGGGTATCAGCGAGTACCGCCTCGCCAACGGTCTCCGGGTGCTGCTGGCCCCCACCGCGTCCAACGCCCTGATGACCCTGCACGTCACTTACCTGGTAGGCAGCGTGGACGAGGGGCTGGGCGAGGGCGGCATGGCGCACCTGCTGGAACACATGCTGTTTAAAGGCACGCCCCAGCATCCCGACATTCCCGGCGATCTGCGGACGCGTGGAGCCAATGCCAACGCCGACACCCACCCCGAATACACCGATTACCACGCCACGTTCAATGCCACCAAAGACAATCTGGATTTTCTGACGTCGCTGGAAGCCGACCGGATGGTGAACAGCTTCATCAAACCCGAAGACCTCGCCAGTGAACTGAAAGTGGTCATCAACGAGTTCGACAACGGCGAGAACAACCCTGGCAATCTGCTCTACAAGGCCACCCAGCAGGCCGCCTTTGAATTTCACCCGATTGGCCGCAGCGTCATCGGCAACCGCTCGGAGGTCATCAATGTTCCGGCCAGCCGACTCAAGACCTTCTACGCCAGGTATTACCAGCCGGACAACGCAGTGGTCACGCTGTCGGGCAACTTCGAGCCGGAGGACGCACTACAAAGGATTCAGGCCACCTTCGGCCAGATTCCCAGACCGGACCGCAGCCAGCCGGGCCAGGCACTGATCGCCGACTACACGGTGGAGCCGCCCCAGAACGGCGAGAAGAAGGTCAGTGTGCGGCGGGTGGGGGCCGCGCCGATCATCATCGACAGCTACCACACGCCCGCCGCCAACAGCCCCGACAATGCCGCGCTGAGCATGCTCTCGTACGTTCTGAGCGAGCAGCCTGACGGACGGCTCTACAAAGCGCTGGTGGGCAGCACACTGGCGGTGGGCGCGGGCATGAGCGTGGACAGCTACAGTGTGCCGGGTCTGAGCAGTCTGGTGGTCAATCTGGCCCCGGACGGCAGCATTGCAGCGGCGCGGGCCGCCTTGCAGGGCGTGGTCAACAAGCTGAGCACCAATCCCATCACCGACGCTGATGTGGAGCGCATCCACACCCAGCTGATCGCCGGGTTTGATCGCCTGGCCGCCGATCCCGCCGCCACCGCCGAGAACCTGATTCCAGAGCTGCCCAGCGGCGACTGGCGCAGCTTTTTCCTTCAGCGCGACGCCCTCCTGGCGGTCACGGCGGCAGACGTGAACCGGGTGGCCCAGACGTACTTCAAACCCAGCAACCTGACGGCAGGCACCTTTTACCCGACGCCCGCGCCGCAGACGGTCACGGTGCCCGCCGCACCGGACATCACGGCGGCCCTGAACAACTTCAAACCCCGCGCCGCCCAGGCCCAGGGCGAGAACCTCAACACCGACCCTGCCGCGCTGGAAGCCCGCGTGGTGCGCGTCACGACGCTGCCCAGCGGCATCAAGGCGGCGTACCTCAGGAAGGCCGTGCAGGGCAACCGGGTGCTGCTGAGCCTGAATGTGGATCTGGGCAATGAGACGACCGAGGCGAGCGTCCGCAACCGCGACGCGGGCGGCTACGTGGCGGCCATGCTGCTGCGCGGCTCTAAGGGGCTGAGCGTGCAGCAGCGCCGCGAGGCACTGGCCAAACTGAGCGCCACCCTGAATATCGGCGGCGGCTCCAGTGGCCTGAGCATCAGTATGAGCGCCCCGCCGGAAAACCTGGCCGCCACGCTGGAGATTGCCCGCACGGTGCTGCGCGAACCGTTGTGGCCGCAGAGCGACTTTGAAGACCTCAAGCGCGGCAGGCTGACCGGGCTGGAAGAAGGCAGGTCTGATCCGAACTCGCTCGCCAGCATCGCGCTGGGCCGCGCCTTCATGCCCGCAGATGCCAAACGCGGCGACAGGCAGTATTACCGCAGCCTGGACGAGCGGATCGAAGACCAGAAGGCGCTGACCCTGAACGATGTGAAGGCGGTGTACTCGGGTTTATGGGGACTCTCAAACTCGGCGCAACTGGCTGTGGTGGGGCCGCTGGACAGAAGCGTGGTGGAAAGCAGCATTGCCAGGTTGCTGGACGGCTTCAAGTCCCCGGTGGGCTACGAGCGCCTGACCAACCCGCTGGTGACGCCCGCAGCGCAGACACTGAACCTCAATGTGCCTGACAAAACCGGGGCGGTGCTGCTGGCCTCGCAGAACTTCGCGCTGAAAGACACCGATCCCGATTACGCGCCGCTGCTGATCGCCGTGCAGATCCTGGGCGGAGACAGCCTGTCCTCGCGGCTGGCGACCCGCGTGCGGCAAAAGGAGGGCTTGAGTTACTCGTCCGGCGCGAGCGTGAGCGCCAGCAGCGAGCAGGCACTGGGCAGCTTCGATGTGTCGGCCACTGCCTCGCCCGCCGACATCGACAAGGTGCAGACGGCCCTCCAGGAAGAACTCGCCCGCGCCCTGAGTGACGGCTTCACGGCGGACGAGGTGAGCAGGGTGCAGGCAGCCATTCAGCAGGCCACCGCCGCCAACCGCAGCGACGACAGCAACCTGCTGGGAGACCTCCTCAGTCAGACCTATCTGGGGCAGACCTTTGCCGACAGCGCCGAGCAGGACGCCGAATTGCAGGCCGTGACGCCCGCTTCAGCGCTGGCTGCCCTGAGAAAGTACGTCGACCCGGCCAAACTGGTGGTGGTGAAGGCGGGGAGCTTCGGGAAGTAG
- a CDS encoding valine--tRNA ligase → MTDPATDIATDAASENPTHPAVDTVNELSKSFDPAATEPRWAKRWFEEPFRADATSAREPFTIVIPPPNVTGNLHLGHALDNTLIDSLIRYKRMAGFEALYLPGMDHAGISTQVVVERQLREAGVSRHDLGREAFVEKVWNWKAESGGVILEQLRRLGVSADWTRERFTMDEGLSRAVRHQFVKLYHEGLAYRGERIVNWDPAAQTTLSELEIDREVRKGKMSTLSYKLEDPAAAASNGEAGEILIATVRPETIFADQAIAVHPDDERFSHLIGMKARIPLTDRYVPVIADRAVERDFGVGALKITPAHDPTDFEIGERHGLARPSVIDLMGNLTSELVPEQFRGLERFAARKAVVKALSESGDLIEEKDHDTAIGLSERTKVPVEPIVSLQWFVNVKPLAQQVLEGLDKGEMQFVPERYTKVNRDWLENIRDWNISRQLWWGHQIPAWYDAEGNIYVPSLENPDLDCDADPQYAHLNLRRDPDVFDTWFSSNLWPFSTLGWPDEGNEDFLKFYPTQVLITGYDILFFWVARMQMAAYGLTGQAPFHTVMLHGLYLDSKGQKMSKSKGNGLDPLELFDEYGVDASRFAFAFLSTGGQDIRHDARRYEQGRNFANKLWNAARFVRLRLSEVVAELPAEDPLTPYIRAAAEMPSGVNPRSRDLLLSLAGHKEKLTLADRWIISRLDAVTAEVTAHLNAYDLGAAIRSIYAFTWDEYCDWYLEAAKPAMSAANTGTLATLKLVLEHILKLLHPFMPFITSELYAALGHRRQLAVHAWPDGNAALQDQEATEAFTRLRAAVSAARVLKNELGLSPQDRLSVSVEGEAADLVRQNARVVEGIARVSLVDALEGRTLSAVDAGVIIRAPLDGTVDPADWLGKQKKRLAELDKQIKQAQGKLGNEGFVARAPTEVIEEEKRRVSDFSAQKERLEAVLAQFE, encoded by the coding sequence ATGACTGACCCTGCCACTGACATCGCCACCGACGCTGCCTCCGAAAACCCCACCCACCCGGCTGTCGACACCGTCAACGAACTCTCCAAGTCGTTCGACCCGGCCGCCACCGAGCCGAGGTGGGCCAAACGCTGGTTCGAGGAGCCGTTCCGCGCCGACGCGACCAGCGCCCGCGAGCCGTTTACCATCGTGATTCCGCCGCCCAACGTGACCGGCAACCTGCACCTCGGCCACGCGCTCGACAACACCCTGATCGACAGCCTGATCCGCTACAAGCGCATGGCGGGCTTCGAGGCGCTGTACCTGCCGGGCATGGACCACGCCGGAATCAGCACTCAGGTGGTGGTCGAGCGGCAACTGCGCGAGGCCGGCGTGAGCCGTCACGACCTGGGCCGAGAGGCGTTCGTGGAAAAAGTCTGGAACTGGAAGGCCGAATCGGGCGGCGTCATTCTGGAGCAACTGCGCCGTCTGGGGGTCAGTGCCGACTGGACCCGCGAGCGCTTTACCATGGACGAGGGCCTGAGTCGGGCGGTGCGCCATCAGTTCGTTAAGCTCTACCATGAAGGTCTGGCCTACCGGGGCGAGCGCATCGTCAACTGGGACCCGGCGGCGCAGACCACCCTCAGCGAACTGGAAATTGACCGTGAGGTCCGCAAGGGCAAGATGTCCACGCTGAGTTACAAGCTCGAAGACCCGGCGGCGGCAGCCAGCAACGGTGAGGCAGGCGAAATCCTGATCGCCACCGTGCGTCCCGAGACCATCTTTGCCGATCAAGCGATCGCCGTGCATCCCGACGACGAGCGCTTCTCGCACCTGATCGGGATGAAAGCGCGTATTCCGCTGACGGACAGATACGTGCCGGTCATCGCCGATCGCGCCGTGGAACGTGATTTTGGCGTGGGAGCCTTGAAGATCACCCCGGCCCATGACCCCACCGACTTCGAGATCGGCGAGCGGCATGGCCTTGCCCGCCCCAGCGTGATTGACCTGATGGGCAACCTCACCTCCGAGCTGGTGCCCGAGCAATTTCGCGGTCTGGAGCGTTTTGCCGCCCGCAAGGCGGTGGTCAAGGCCCTGAGCGAGAGTGGCGATTTGATTGAGGAGAAGGACCACGACACCGCCATCGGCCTCAGCGAGCGCACCAAGGTGCCGGTCGAACCCATCGTCAGCTTGCAGTGGTTCGTGAACGTCAAACCGCTGGCCCAGCAGGTGCTGGAGGGCCTGGACAAGGGCGAAATGCAGTTCGTTCCGGAGCGCTATACCAAGGTCAACCGTGACTGGCTGGAGAACATCCGCGACTGGAACATCTCGCGCCAGCTGTGGTGGGGGCACCAGATTCCGGCCTGGTACGACGCCGAGGGCAACATCTACGTGCCGAGTCTGGAAAATCCCGATCTGGACTGTGACGCCGACCCGCAGTATGCCCACCTGAACCTGCGCCGCGACCCGGACGTGTTCGACACCTGGTTTTCGAGTAACCTGTGGCCCTTTTCTACGCTCGGCTGGCCCGACGAGGGCAACGAGGATTTTCTCAAGTTCTACCCGACGCAGGTGCTGATCACCGGCTACGACATCCTGTTTTTCTGGGTGGCCAGAATGCAGATGGCCGCCTACGGTCTGACCGGGCAGGCTCCCTTCCATACGGTGATGCTGCACGGCCTCTACCTCGACAGCAAGGGCCAGAAGATGTCCAAGAGCAAGGGCAACGGCCTCGACCCCCTGGAACTCTTCGATGAGTACGGGGTGGACGCCTCGCGCTTCGCTTTCGCCTTTCTCTCGACGGGCGGTCAGGATATTCGCCACGACGCCCGCCGCTATGAGCAGGGCCGCAACTTCGCCAACAAGCTGTGGAACGCCGCCCGCTTCGTGCGGCTGCGCTTATCGGAAGTGGTGGCCGAGCTGCCCGCTGAGGACCCGCTGACCCCCTACATCCGCGCCGCCGCTGAGATGCCCTCGGGCGTCAATCCGCGCAGCCGCGATCTGCTGCTCTCTCTGGCCGGGCACAAAGAGAAGCTGACCCTGGCCGACCGCTGGATCATCAGCCGCCTCGATGCGGTCACGGCGGAAGTCACGGCCCATCTGAACGCCTACGACCTCGGCGCGGCGATCCGGTCTATCTACGCCTTCACCTGGGACGAGTACTGCGACTGGTATCTGGAAGCGGCCAAGCCCGCCATGAGTGCAGCCAACACCGGCACGCTAGCGACCCTCAAGCTGGTGTTGGAGCACATCCTCAAGCTGCTGCACCCGTTCATGCCGTTCATCACTTCCGAGCTGTACGCCGCGCTCGGCCACCGCCGCCAGCTGGCGGTCCACGCCTGGCCGGACGGGAACGCCGCACTGCAAGATCAGGAGGCCACTGAAGCCTTTACCCGCCTGCGCGCCGCCGTGAGTGCCGCGCGCGTTCTCAAGAACGAGCTGGGCTTATCGCCGCAGGACCGCCTGAGTGTGTCGGTGGAAGGCGAGGCCGCCGACCTGGTACGTCAGAATGCCCGTGTGGTGGAGGGTATCGCCCGCGTGAGTCTGGTGGACGCGCTGGAAGGCCGCACCCTCAGCGCGGTGGACGCCGGGGTGATCATCCGAGCTCCGCTGGACGGCACGGTCGACCCCGCCGACTGGCTCGGCAAGCAGAAAAAGCGCCTGGCCGAGCTGGACAAGCAGATCAAGCAGGCGCAGGGCAAGCTCGGAAACGAGGGCTTCGTGGCCCGTGCCCCCACCGAGGTCATTGAGGAGGAGAAGCGCCGGGTGAGTGACTTCAGCGCCCAGAAAGAGCGGCTGGAAGCGGTGCTGGCGCAGTTCGAGTAA
- a CDS encoding ABC transporter ATP-binding protein, with the protein MSAAPPLLKVQNLEKYFPIRGGLLSRVVANVKAVNDVSFELAKGEVVGLVGESGSGKTTAGRAILRLIEPTGGQVIFNGTDVTKLGKSEMREYRRQMQIIFQDPFASLNPRMTVSDIIGEALDIHKLHQGSARTERISSLLQKVGLRPEHMRRYPHEFSGGQRQRIGIARALAVDPSFIVADEPVSALDVSIQAQVVNLMQDLQEELGLTILFIAHDLAVVEYICDRIIVMYLGRIMEIASSRELNRNPKHPYTEALLSAAPVPDPTVKRQRIILEGDIPSPINPPSGCVFRTRCRYAIDDCAKIVPELREVSPGHFKACIRDDVL; encoded by the coding sequence GTGTCCGCCGCACCACCACTGCTCAAGGTCCAGAACCTGGAGAAATACTTCCCGATCCGGGGTGGGCTGCTCTCGCGGGTGGTCGCCAACGTCAAGGCCGTCAACGACGTGTCGTTCGAGCTGGCCAAGGGCGAGGTCGTCGGGCTGGTGGGCGAGTCGGGGTCCGGCAAGACCACGGCGGGCCGCGCCATTCTGCGTCTGATCGAGCCGACAGGCGGGCAGGTCATCTTCAACGGCACCGACGTGACCAAACTCGGCAAATCGGAGATGCGCGAGTACCGCCGCCAGATGCAGATCATCTTCCAGGACCCGTTTGCCAGCCTCAACCCGCGCATGACGGTCTCGGACATCATCGGCGAGGCGCTCGATATCCACAAGCTGCACCAGGGATCGGCCCGCACCGAGCGCATCTCCAGCCTGCTCCAGAAGGTGGGACTCAGGCCCGAGCACATGCGCCGCTACCCGCACGAGTTCTCCGGCGGCCAGCGCCAGCGCATCGGCATTGCCCGCGCCCTGGCCGTCGATCCGAGCTTCATCGTGGCCGACGAGCCGGTGTCGGCGCTCGATGTGTCGATCCAGGCACAGGTCGTCAACCTGATGCAGGACCTTCAGGAAGAACTCGGCCTGACCATCCTGTTCATCGCACACGATCTGGCCGTGGTCGAGTACATCTGCGACCGGATCATCGTGATGTACCTGGGCCGCATCATGGAAATCGCGTCGAGCCGCGAACTCAACCGCAACCCCAAGCATCCCTACACCGAGGCGCTGCTCTCGGCGGCCCCGGTGCCCGACCCCACCGTCAAGCGCCAGCGCATCATCCTGGAGGGCGACATTCCCAGCCCGATCAATCCTCCCTCGGGCTGTGTGTTCCGAACCCGCTGCCGCTACGCCATCGACGACTGCGCCAAGATCGTGCCGGAGCTGCGCGAGGTGTCGCCGGGCCACTTCAAGGCATGTATCCGCGACGACGTGCTGTAA
- a CDS encoding ABC transporter ATP-binding protein, which translates to MTLTKDTAVPNRHAETLLSVTNLKTYFFTDDGVVKSVDGVTFHLGKGETLAVVGESGSGKSVTSLSAMRLIPTPPGKIVEGEMLFTGKDGKTGDLAKMSEAEMRKIRGNDISMIFQEPMTSLNPVYTVGDQIAEAVSLHQGKNRKEAMLAATEMLRLVGIPAPEKRVHEYPHQMSGGMRQRVMIAMALSCNPALLIADEPTTALDVTIQAQILDLMRKLQKEIGMSILFITHNLGVVAEMADRVVVMYGGRVVEEGDVIEIFQAPRHPYTMGLLNSIPRVDHAAEYHGGLGQKKERLEAIPGNVPNPLNLPPGCPFEPRCKYAIAECSKAVPALEDTGGGHMSRCIRWKEFENEARPAVSQSHNAMGETL; encoded by the coding sequence ATGACCCTGACCAAAGACACCGCCGTGCCCAACCGCCACGCCGAGACCCTGCTCTCGGTGACCAATCTCAAGACCTACTTCTTCACCGATGACGGCGTGGTCAAGTCGGTCGACGGCGTGACCTTTCACCTCGGCAAAGGCGAAACGCTGGCGGTGGTGGGCGAGTCCGGCTCCGGCAAGAGCGTGACCAGTCTCAGCGCCATGCGCCTGATTCCCACGCCGCCCGGCAAGATCGTCGAAGGCGAGATGCTGTTTACCGGCAAGGACGGCAAGACCGGCGACCTGGCCAAGATGAGCGAGGCCGAGATGCGCAAGATTCGCGGCAACGACATCTCAATGATCTTTCAGGAACCGATGACGTCGCTCAATCCGGTGTACACTGTGGGCGACCAGATCGCCGAGGCGGTGTCGCTGCACCAGGGCAAGAACCGCAAGGAAGCCATGCTGGCCGCCACCGAGATGCTGCGGCTGGTGGGTATTCCGGCCCCCGAGAAACGCGTCCACGAGTACCCGCACCAGATGTCCGGCGGCATGCGCCAGCGCGTGATGATCGCCATGGCCCTCTCGTGCAACCCGGCCCTGCTGATCGCCGACGAGCCGACCACGGCGCTCGACGTGACGATTCAGGCCCAGATTCTCGATCTGATGCGCAAGCTGCAAAAAGAGATCGGCATGAGCATCCTGTTCATCACCCACAACCTCGGGGTGGTTGCCGAGATGGCCGATAGAGTCGTCGTGATGTACGGCGGACGGGTGGTCGAGGAGGGCGACGTGATCGAGATCTTCCAGGCCCCGCGCCACCCCTACACCATGGGCCTCTTGAACAGCATTCCGCGTGTGGACCACGCCGCCGAGTACCACGGCGGGCTGGGTCAGAAAAAAGAGCGCCTGGAAGCCATTCCCGGCAACGTGCCCAACCCGCTGAACTTGCCGCCCGGTTGCCCCTTCGAGCCGAGGTGCAAGTACGCCATCGCCGAATGCAGCAAGGCTGTGCCTGCGCTGGAAGACACCGGCGGCGGCCATATGTCGCGCTGCATCCGCTGGAAGGAGTTCGAGAACGAGGCCCGACCTGCCGTCTCGCAGAGCCACAACGCTATGGGAGAAACACTGTGA